The window ACAGTTCAAGCATTTGCGACTGGGAGAAGTTTCGCAGATGCGGGTAGAAACTCTGGTGAAGATTAGTCAAGTGCTGCAAGTGTCAGTAACTGAGTTACTGAAAACTTTTAGCGAGGTAGAGATAGCTGAGGATACAGATACACAAACTGCTTTGAAACAGGAATACGAACGTTTGCAAGAGCAACTAAGACAGCAGCGCGAGTCTTTAGTTCAGGAATTTCAGCAGGCAAGCTTGCAAATTTTGGAATCTTGGTTGCTACAGTGGCCAACTGCTGCTAAAGCGGCTTCGGATAACGCGCAGTTACCAGCAGTGAGGTTGTTGCCGTTAGTACGACCAGTTGAGCAGTTAGTGCAAAAATGGGGAGTAGAAGCGATCGCATCTGTAGGCGAAGAAATACCTTATAACCCGCAGTACCATCAATTAATGGAAGGAAGCGCCCAACCAGGAGAGCAAGTAAGGGTGCGTTACACAGGGTATCGACAAGGAGATAAACTCCTCTTTCGTGCGAAAGTTAGCCCCTTAACAATTATCAATGACCAATG of the Oculatellaceae cyanobacterium genome contains:
- a CDS encoding helix-turn-helix domain-containing protein; translated protein: MNQSGNRDLTHQLQQLMQRVGISSFNELSKQTGVSKRQFKHLRLGEVSQMRVETLVKISQVLQVSVTELLKTFSEVEIAEDTDTQTALKQEYERLQEQLRQQRESLVQEFQQASLQILESWLLQWPTAAKAASDNAQLPAVRLLPLVRPVEQLVQKWGVEAIASVGEEIPYNPQYHQLMEGSAQPGEQVRVRYTGYRQGDKLLFRAKVSPLTIINDQ